CAAAGAATATCTGGCGACTTTGCCGCCCTGCTGTTACGATGTTGTTTACTTTGATCCCATGTTCCGGCTGCCCGGGCGAAAATCGCCGCCAGTAGATGCCTTCAGGACGCTGGCCAATCACGCCCCGGTTGATCGGGAATCCGTTGAACTGGCGCTGAGGGCGGCCGTAAAAAGGGTTGTTTTAAAGGAAAGGCGCGGCAGTTTGGAATTTGAGCGCCTTGGGTTTAAAAAAATTTACGGAGGAAAATACTCCCCCGTAGCTTACGGGGTGATAGATTTGAAGGGTTAGCAGAAAGATGAGCAGCGAGAACAAAAAAGAACCTCTCCTGGTGATTACAGGGCCTACGGCTACAGGAAAAAGCGAAGTCGGCGTGCTGGTGGCCGAAAAGTTAGGCGGGGAGATAATTTCAGCCGACTCCATGCTTATTTACAGGGGCATGGACATCGGAACTGCCAAGCCCACAAGCGCCGACAGGCGCGGTATCCCGCACCACATGATTGACATTGTTGAGCCGGATCAGGATTACAATGTTGCTCTTTACCGAAAGCAGGCAATGGCGGTTATAAAAAAAGTGCTTGAAAGGGGAAATTTACCCATAGTAGTTGGCGGTACGGGATTATACATAGAAGCCCTGATTAGGAACTATAGTTTTGGCGGAGCCGGCACCGATAAAACGCTGAGAAAAAAGCTTCAAAAAGAAGCTGCTGAAAGCCCCTTCCTGCTCCACCAGAGACTTGCCAAAATCGATCCGGCAACAGCCTCGCAGCTCCACCCTGCCAATACAAGGAGGGTAATTCGTGCCCTGGAAGTATATTACCTTACAGGAAAGCCCATTTCGAATTTTAAAAGGCTAGATGAACCTGACCCTCCTTTTAACCTTTTAATGTTCGGTCTGACCATGGAAAGGGAGGCTCTGTACAGGAGAATAGAAAAAAGGGTTGACAGAATGATTGCCATGGGACTTATTGAGGAGGTGCAAAACCTGCTCCAGCGCGGCTTCAGTCCCAGATTAAATTCAATGCGCGGGCTTGGCTATAAGGAAATGATATCTTACTTAAATGGCACGCTATCTTTGGAAGAGGCGGTTGAAGTCCTGAAAAGGAATACACGGCGCTTCGCCAAGAGGCAAATGACCTGGTTCCGCCGCTATAAAGAAATAAGATGGCTTAAAATAGAAAATTTTGCAGATTGTGAGGCTATTGCCCAAGAAATTGCCAGATGCACAGAAGGAGTATTATAAGGTACGTAGAAACAATATTATTTAAAAAAGAAAAACATTCCAACGAAGGGAGCTCCTACAATGACAAAACCCCAGATTAACCTCCAGGATGCCTTTTTAAACCAGGTAAGAAAGGAAAACATCCCTGTTACCATTTTCCTTGTTAACGGCTTTCAATTAAAGGGAATGGTGAGGGGCTTTGATAATTTTACGGTGATTTTAGAAAGTGAAGGCAAGCAGTTGATGGTCTACAAGCATGCAATTTCCACCGTAAGCCCGTTGAAGCCTGTAAGCACTTCTTTTTCTGAAGCCAAGGCACCAGAAAAGTCCTGAGATTACGGCTCCTCACCGAGGAGCTTTTTTTTAGGTTGTAAAGAGCCGCTTTGGGCGTATAATTTATTGACTCAGAACCAGAGCGGGGTGTCGGAACAGTTGAAGATAAAAATTCTTAACGGCCAGCTTCCAGGTGTTTGTCAGGTGCAAAGGCCGGAATCCAAAATAAAAAAAATGCCTGTAAGCCATACTGCCGGAAAGACGGTAAAAGGAGGATATGAGCCCGGCCCGCCTAAGACAGCCCAGGAAATCATGATGGAACTTAATTCTCTGGTTGGGCTGCAAAGTGTAAAAAAATTAATCGAGGAAATTTATGCTTTTGTAGAGATACAGAAGAAAAGGCAAAAAGAGAAGCTAGCAGTGGAAAACCTTGTGCTGCACATGATCTTTAAAGGAAATCCGGGAACCGGCAAGACAACGGTGGCCAGAATTCTAGGCAGGCTTTTCAAGGAGGTTGGTGTGCTGCCGAGAGGCCATCTGGTTGAGGTGGAGCGCGCCGATCTGGTTGGAGAGTTTATCGGTCATACGGCCCAGAAAACCAGGGAGCAGATTAAGCAGGCCCTGGGCGGAATACTTTTTATAGATGAAGCCTATTCCCTGGCCAGAGGAGGAGAAAAGGACTTTGGCAAAGAGGCGATAGACGCCATGGTAAAGGGAATGGAGGACCACAGGGACAACCTTATCCTGATCCTGGCGGGATACCAGGAGGAGATGGACAGGTTTTTAGAAACCAACCCGGGCTTGCGTTCCCGCTTTCCAATTCATATCACCTTTCCCGACTACAGCATTAAAGAACTTTTGGCTATTGCAGACATAATGCTTAAGCAGAGGCAGTATGTTCTTTCCAGCGGGGCCAGGGAAGAGCTTCGCTTTATAATTGAAAAGGAACATAAAAGACATGAACACAGCGGCAATGCCAGGCTGGTGAGGAATCTAATCGAACAGGCCATCCGGCGGCAGGCGGTCAGGCTTTTATACAAAAAGGGCGAATTGAGCCGCAATGACCTGATGACCATCACCAGAGAGGATCTGGAAAGTGCGGCGGGTAATTAAAAGGCAGGTTGCCAGATATAGCCGAATGTTGCAGGGGAGATTAAAATGCCGGTGAAAATTATTGTTGATCTGGAGCTTTTGGCTAAAGAAGTGGAAGATGAAGTGCGGGAAGTTTATCTTTCAATAGAAAAAAAAGCCTTAAAAAATCACGCCAAGGTTCTTGAAGGCTTCCGCAGGTGGCACATCAGTGATTACCATCTTAAGGGCTCGACAGGCTATGGCTACGGCGACGCGGGCAGAGAAGCGCTGGAAAGAGTTTACGCCGAAATATTCAGGGCAGAAGCGGCACTGGTACGCGGACAAATAGTATCCGGCACGCATGCTATAGCTTTATGCCTCTACGGCATACTGCGCCCCGGGGATGAACTGCTTTTCATCCAGGGAGAACCTTACGACACCCTTAGCGAAATGATTGGCATCAGAGGCGAGGATCATGGATCTCTTAAAGAATTTGGCATTAATTACAGGCAGGTCGGGCTTGTTGACAGGACTGCAATTGATTACGAAGCCGTCGGACAGGCCATAAGCGACAGGACCAGGATGGTGATGCTGCAGCGTTCACGGGGTTACAGCTTAAATCCTTCCCTCAGCATAAGAGAAATGAAAAGAATTATAAATTTCATAAGAGACAAAAAGCCAGATACAATAATCTTTGTTGACAATTGTTACGGTGAATTTGTGGAAGAAGAGGAACCCATAGAGGCAGGCGCCGACCTGGCAGCGGGTTCTCTGATAAAAAACCCGGGCGGCGGGATTGCGGCAACCGGCGGCTATGTGGTGGGCAAGGCGCAGTACGTACAAATGGCTTCAAACAGGTGGACCGCCCCCGGCATTGGTGCAGGTGTGGGACCAACGCTGGAACATAACAGGCTTCTTTTTCAGGGGCTTTTTCTTGCCCCCCATGTTGTTGCTGAGGCTTTGAAAGGAGCTGTCTTTGCCTCAAGGTTTTTTGAAAGGCTGGGCTTTGAGGTGATGCCCCGGTATGATGAAGAGCGGCATGATATTGTGCAGGCCATCAGGCTGGATGCTCCGGAGAGGATGCTGGCTTTCTGCCGCGGCATACAGGCGTGTTCCCCGGTAGACTCCCATGTTGTTCCGGAAGCAAGTACCCTGCCGGGCTACGGAGAACCGGTGGTTATGGCTGCCGGAACATTCATCCAGGGGGCCTCGCTGGAACTCAGCGCCGACGGCCCCATCCGGCCGCCCTACGTCGTTTACCTCCAGGGTGGCCTATCCAAGGAATACGTGAGACTGGCTGTGATATCGGCTGCCAGAGAAGTTTTAAAAGTTTAAAAACTTATATTTTGAAATTTTATGAATATTTAATATTAGAAGGAGGTTTTAAGAGACAAATAGAGAATCTTTATAACGATTATTTTTAATAATGGCGGTGCTCTTATGAATTTAAAACAGTTAGAGGCATTCCTGCTGGTGGCAGAATTACAAAGCTTTACCAAGGCAGCACGGCAGCTTTACATGAGCCAGCCGGCCGTCAGCTTTCAAATCAAGGCCCTTGAGGAAGATCTGCAGGTTGCTTTATTCCAGCGCGGCGACAAGAAGGTGATTCTTACCGAAGCCGGACGCCTTTTGTACCCGGAAGCCAAACAAATGCTCAAGCATTACCAGAAGATTAAAGTAGGCCTTGATGATTTGAGAGACCTGAAAAAAGGCCATCTAGTAGTGGGGGCGAGCACAATTCCGGGGGAATATCTTTTGCCTTTATTGATTGGTAAGTTTAAGGAAAAATACCCCGGAATAAAAATCACCCTCAAGGTTTCCGGCAGCGGGCAGGTTGGACAATGGGTTCGGGAGAGGGAAATAGACCTTGGTATAACAGGTGCATTTATAGAAGGAGAAAGTCTTGAGTGCCGCCCCTGGATTGATGACCAGCTTGTTTTGATTGTCAATCCTTCCCACCGTTGGGCAAGCTTAGGCGCTGTCCAGGCGTCCGAATTAAAAAACGAACCGATGATAATGCGCGAACATGATTCCGGCACTCGCCGGACCATAGAAAAAAAGTTAAAGGAATGCAATTTGAGTCTTGAAAAAATCCCTCAAGGGATGGAGCTAGGCAGCACCAGGGCTGTTATAACGGCAGTGGAGGCGGGTCTAGGAGTGAGCATAGTGTCAAGATATGCCGCTAGGGAGGCTCTTGAATTGGG
The window above is part of the Pelotomaculum thermopropionicum SI genome. Proteins encoded here:
- the MiaA gene encoding tRNA delta(2)-isopentenylpyrophosphate transferase — its product is MSSENKKEPLLVITGPTATGKSEVGVLVAEKLGGEIISADSMLIYRGMDIGTAKPTSADRRGIPHHMIDIVEPDQDYNVALYRKQAMAVIKKVLERGNLPIVVGGTGLYIEALIRNYSFGGAGTDKTLRKKLQKEAAESPFLLHQRLAKIDPATASQLHPANTRRVIRALEVYYLTGKPISNFKRLDEPDPPFNLLMFGLTMEREALYRRIEKRVDRMIAMGLIEEVQNLLQRGFSPRLNSMRGLGYKEMISYLNGTLSLEEAVEVLKRNTRRFAKRQMTWFRRYKEIRWLKIENFADCEAIAQEIARCTEGVL
- the Hfq gene encoding Uncharacterized host factor I protein, which gives rise to MTKPQINLQDAFLNQVRKENIPVTIFLVNGFQLKGMVRGFDNFTVILESEGKQLMVYKHAISTVSPLKPVSTSFSEAKAPEKS
- the SpoVK gene encoding ATPase of the AAA+ class codes for the protein MKIKILNGQLPGVCQVQRPESKIKKMPVSHTAGKTVKGGYEPGPPKTAQEIMMELNSLVGLQSVKKLIEEIYAFVEIQKKRQKEKLAVENLVLHMIFKGNPGTGKTTVARILGRLFKEVGVLPRGHLVEVERADLVGEFIGHTAQKTREQIKQALGGILFIDEAYSLARGGEKDFGKEAIDAMVKGMEDHRDNLILILAGYQEEMDRFLETNPGLRSRFPIHITFPDYSIKELLAIADIMLKQRQYVLSSGAREELRFIIEKEHKRHEHSGNARLVRNLIEQAIRRQAVRLLYKKGELSRNDLMTITREDLESAAGN
- a CDS encoding cystathionine beta-lyase family protein (involved in aluminum resistance); amino-acid sequence: MPVKIIVDLELLAKEVEDEVREVYLSIEKKALKNHAKVLEGFRRWHISDYHLKGSTGYGYGDAGREALERVYAEIFRAEAALVRGQIVSGTHAIALCLYGILRPGDELLFIQGEPYDTLSEMIGIRGEDHGSLKEFGINYRQVGLVDRTAIDYEAVGQAISDRTRMVMLQRSRGYSLNPSLSIREMKRIINFIRDKKPDTIIFVDNCYGEFVEEEEPIEAGADLAAGSLIKNPGGGIAATGGYVVGKAQYVQMASNRWTAPGIGAGVGPTLEHNRLLFQGLFLAPHVVAEALKGAVFASRFFERLGFEVMPRYDEERHDIVQAIRLDAPERMLAFCRGIQACSPVDSHVVPEASTLPGYGEPVVMAAGTFIQGASLELSADGPIRPPYVVYLQGGLSKEYVRLAVISAAREVLKV
- the LysR gene encoding transcriptional regulator, which translates into the protein MNLKQLEAFLLVAELQSFTKAARQLYMSQPAVSFQIKALEEDLQVALFQRGDKKVILTEAGRLLYPEAKQMLKHYQKIKVGLDDLRDLKKGHLVVGASTIPGEYLLPLLIGKFKEKYPGIKITLKVSGSGQVGQWVREREIDLGITGAFIEGESLECRPWIDDQLVLIVNPSHRWASLGAVQASELKNEPMIMREHDSGTRRTIEKKLKECNLSLEKIPQGMELGSTRAVITAVEAGLGVSIVSRYAAREALELGRVKEVQVTGLNMNRSLYQVRHKQGIEGFAIRAFTEFINDRNVLERFLL